Proteins from one Triticum aestivum cultivar Chinese Spring chromosome 7A, IWGSC CS RefSeq v2.1, whole genome shotgun sequence genomic window:
- the LOC123146859 gene encoding small polypeptide DEVIL 4 → MKLMGRSQRRGGGLSKTLKQHKARLYIIKRCVVMLLRWHD, encoded by the coding sequence ATGAAGCTTATGGGGAGGAgccagaggagaggaggaggcttgaGCAAGACCTTGAAGCAGCACAAGGCCAGGCTCTACATCATCAAGCGCTGCGTCGTCATGCTCCTGCGGTGGCACGACtga